From one Candidatus Binataceae bacterium genomic stretch:
- a CDS encoding GNAT family N-acetyltransferase, producing the protein MVPDIEIRPAQVSDIPEVARLVAALAAYEEALDERARYDWDEIRDAPNWLRTVLSRDHHAVWVADSGNGRLVGHLWVRLYRRREGGVPLLSGYISQAFLEEVWRGKGLMKLMLEDAYQWFRAQNVAVVTLSVLHRNWLGATAWHRLGFADWREERRLELKPRRS; encoded by the coding sequence ATGGTGCCCGACATCGAGATTCGACCGGCCCAGGTAAGCGATATACCGGAGGTGGCGCGGCTGGTTGCGGCGCTCGCGGCCTATGAAGAAGCGCTCGACGAACGCGCCCGTTACGATTGGGATGAGATTCGCGATGCTCCCAACTGGCTGCGCACGGTACTAAGCCGCGACCACCACGCGGTGTGGGTCGCGGACAGTGGTAACGGACGGTTGGTTGGCCATCTGTGGGTCCGGCTCTATCGTCGGCGCGAGGGCGGTGTCCCTCTGCTCAGCGGCTATATCAGCCAGGCTTTTCTCGAGGAGGTGTGGCGAGGAAAAGGACTAATGAAACTGATGCTCGAGGATGCCTACCAATGGTTTCGAGCGCAGAACGTAGCGGTTGTCACGCTGAGCGTGCTGCATCGCAACTGGCTTGGGGCGACGGCGTGGCATCGGCTCGGCTTCGCCGATTGGCGTGAAGAGCGCCGCCTTGAACTCAAACCGAGGCGCTCGTAG
- a CDS encoding HAD family phosphatase: MIEAILWDNDGVLVDTEEMFFLATRDTLAGAGVDLTREQYIEFALTSGRSAFDLLEASGWSADQILRLRGERDLAYAAMLCAGCVAMDGVIETLVRLKGKARMAIVTTSLRKHFDLAHRGSGVREYFDLILAREDYRQSKPHPEPYLTALDRLSVATDRSIAVEDSARGLQSALAAGLRCVVVPNRFTKGSQFSGAIAVLDDVRALPALVESL; the protein is encoded by the coding sequence ATGATTGAAGCAATCCTGTGGGACAACGATGGTGTTCTCGTCGACACCGAGGAGATGTTCTTCCTGGCCACTCGCGACACGTTGGCGGGAGCGGGCGTAGATCTAACCCGCGAACAGTACATCGAGTTTGCGCTAACTAGTGGACGCAGCGCATTTGACCTGCTTGAAGCCTCAGGATGGAGTGCCGACCAAATCCTGAGACTTCGCGGCGAACGCGACCTCGCCTATGCCGCGATGTTATGCGCCGGTTGCGTCGCGATGGACGGTGTCATCGAGACTCTGGTGCGTCTCAAAGGGAAGGCTCGTATGGCGATCGTGACGACTTCGCTCCGCAAGCACTTTGATCTCGCGCATCGTGGAAGCGGAGTGCGGGAGTATTTCGACTTGATTCTCGCGCGCGAGGACTACCGTCAATCGAAACCGCATCCGGAACCTTATCTGACCGCCCTTGATCGTCTGTCGGTGGCCACCGACCGTAGCATCGCGGTCGAAGACTCCGCGCGTGGGCTCCAATCGGCGCTCGCCGCCGGGCTGCGATGCGTGGTGGTGCCGAATCGCTTCACCAAGGGTTCTCAGTTCAGCGGTGCGATCGCGGTGCTCGACGACGTGAGGGCGCTGCCAGCGTTGGTGGAGTCGTTGTAG
- a CDS encoding transglycosylase domain-containing protein, with the protein MASGDKGRGRGGRPKRGSRIGGWRLATIAGTAFLLLCFAAGFYLAQLYGEISELIEQRRAALSSAIYSAPTVIRCVDETETVGLLDRLDHLSYLQVAVADAPGEYSRGRDAMTIYVRGFKVGQNDYAPSVIKLRFDGDRVTAIADSFGVPRRSAMLEPEVVGRLLAGAPAERVDVALGDLKPYLVRGLIATEDRWFYYHPGLDPIRVIEAALVDLRSHRLSQGASTITQQLARTFLDRFDRSFGRKFRELTVAIVLEIRLSKNEILERYISDVPMGAYSGTPIEGMPQASRYIFNKDLRQVTPAEAATLIGMIQAPTLYDPRRHPQACRARRDTVLAVMKRDGVIDEVAYRAAIASPIDVTQPPGLRRAPYFTDYVASFVEKIPGLHGRLEGLKVYTTLDPKMQADAAGAVTENLEQLEKRHPHLRRARARDQLESAVVVLDAETGAIRAMVGGRDYSSSQFNRAAMAERQPGSAFKPIVYLAALDPERSPLSSPMTLASTLPDHPMSFGGWTPVNYERTYQGQVTVVEALFESLNVPTAWVGSQLGAAKIVQTAHELGIGGNLPAVLPISIGADETTLLELTGAYQVFASGGLQDPPYAVESVVDKSGHLIYHHDDEEKRVINPSVAFLITGALKQVLRYGTGAAATRMGLDFPAAGKTGTTQDYRDGYFIGYTPELVCGVWVGFDAPQSLGMPGAQAALPAWVSFMNDAVATDSPDFPEPSGIVYATIDPQSGGLATPYCPRAMALPFLIGTAPTGICPLHAGLIASAPPAPGPATGAASPAVAEPEPSASPSPSSESVIGAVAGFFGRLFH; encoded by the coding sequence ATGGCCAGTGGTGACAAGGGGCGGGGAAGGGGCGGCCGGCCGAAACGCGGATCGCGAATCGGTGGATGGCGGCTAGCTACGATTGCGGGCACGGCCTTCCTGCTCCTGTGCTTTGCCGCGGGTTTCTACCTCGCCCAGCTTTACGGCGAGATTTCCGAACTCATCGAGCAGCGGCGGGCAGCTCTCAGCTCGGCTATCTACTCCGCTCCCACCGTCATCAGGTGTGTCGATGAGACGGAGACCGTTGGCCTGCTAGACCGGCTGGACCACCTGAGCTATTTGCAGGTCGCAGTCGCGGATGCGCCTGGCGAATATTCGCGAGGGCGCGACGCGATGACGATCTATGTCCGCGGCTTCAAGGTCGGGCAGAACGACTACGCGCCCTCGGTCATAAAACTCAGGTTCGATGGGGACCGAGTTACTGCGATCGCCGATTCTTTCGGAGTCCCCAGGCGCAGCGCGATGCTCGAACCGGAAGTGGTTGGGCGCTTGCTGGCGGGCGCTCCGGCCGAACGGGTCGATGTCGCCCTGGGCGATCTCAAGCCCTACCTCGTACGAGGTCTGATCGCGACCGAAGACCGCTGGTTCTATTACCACCCTGGGCTCGATCCGATTCGCGTCATCGAAGCCGCGCTGGTTGACTTGCGGTCCCACCGACTGTCCCAGGGCGCCAGCACCATCACCCAGCAATTGGCCCGCACCTTCCTGGATCGATTCGATCGAAGCTTCGGCCGCAAATTTCGTGAGCTGACGGTCGCGATAGTGCTGGAGATTCGCCTCAGCAAGAACGAAATTCTCGAACGTTACATCAGCGACGTGCCGATGGGTGCGTATAGCGGTACACCGATCGAAGGCATGCCGCAGGCCTCTCGCTATATTTTCAACAAGGACCTGCGCCAGGTGACGCCCGCCGAGGCGGCGACCCTTATCGGGATGATCCAGGCGCCCACCCTGTATGATCCTCGGCGTCATCCCCAGGCGTGCCGCGCAAGGCGCGACACGGTGCTTGCGGTGATGAAGCGCGACGGTGTGATCGACGAGGTCGCATATCGCGCCGCGATCGCGTCGCCCATCGACGTGACGCAGCCGCCTGGGCTTCGCCGCGCGCCCTACTTCACCGACTACGTCGCCAGCTTCGTCGAGAAGATTCCCGGGCTGCATGGACGCCTCGAAGGCTTAAAGGTGTACACGACTCTCGATCCTAAGATGCAGGCCGACGCCGCCGGTGCGGTAACCGAGAATCTCGAACAACTTGAAAAGCGTCATCCACATCTGCGCCGCGCGCGCGCCAGGGACCAGCTTGAAAGCGCGGTGGTGGTGCTCGATGCGGAGACCGGGGCGATTCGTGCAATGGTCGGCGGGCGCGACTATTCATCCAGTCAATTCAATCGCGCCGCCATGGCCGAGCGACAGCCGGGCTCCGCTTTCAAGCCGATTGTCTACCTGGCTGCGCTCGATCCGGAACGATCGCCGTTAAGCTCTCCGATGACACTGGCCTCCACCCTTCCCGATCATCCGATGTCCTTCGGCGGGTGGACGCCAGTGAACTACGAGCGCACGTACCAGGGTCAGGTCACGGTGGTTGAAGCCTTGTTCGAATCGCTCAACGTGCCGACCGCCTGGGTTGGCAGCCAGCTGGGGGCGGCGAAGATTGTCCAGACCGCGCACGAGCTTGGAATAGGCGGAAATTTGCCGGCCGTGCTGCCAATCTCGATCGGCGCGGACGAGACCACGTTGCTCGAGCTAACCGGCGCCTACCAGGTGTTCGCGAGCGGTGGCTTGCAGGATCCGCCGTATGCGGTCGAATCGGTGGTCGACAAATCCGGGCATCTCATTTACCACCACGATGACGAGGAAAAGCGCGTTATCAATCCCTCGGTTGCCTTCCTCATAACAGGTGCGCTCAAGCAGGTGCTGCGATATGGCACCGGCGCGGCGGCGACCCGCATGGGGCTAGATTTTCCTGCCGCCGGCAAGACTGGAACGACGCAGGATTACCGCGATGGGTACTTCATCGGGTACACGCCCGAGCTGGTGTGCGGGGTATGGGTGGGATTCGACGCGCCGCAGAGTCTTGGTATGCCGGGCGCGCAGGCCGCCCTGCCGGCGTGGGTTTCGTTCATGAACGATGCCGTAGCGACGGATTCTCCGGATTTCCCCGAACCGTCGGGAATCGTATATGCGACTATCGATCCGCAAAGCGGAGGGCTTGCCACGCCATACTGTCCGCGTGCGATGGCTCTGCCGTTTCTGATCGGCACCGCACCGACCGGTATTTGTCCGCTGCACGCCGGCCTCATCGCCTCGGCTCCTCCAGCTCCGGGGCCGGCCACAGGGGCGGCGTCGCCGGCCGTTGCGGAGCCCGAACCTAGCGCCTCACCCAGCCCATCGTCCGAGAGCGTGATCGGAGCGGTCGCCGGATTCTTCGGCCGGCTTTTTCACTGA
- a CDS encoding iron-sulfur cluster assembly accessory protein, giving the protein MISLSDNAVHKIKQLVSEKGDQAGLRVKVVGGGCSGLQYRMEVDAAKERDKIFERDGARLIVDKKSFLYLNGSELDYAEELMSSGFRVVNPNAKRSCGCGESFVV; this is encoded by the coding sequence ATGATTTCTCTGTCCGACAACGCGGTACACAAGATCAAGCAGCTCGTCTCCGAGAAAGGCGACCAGGCGGGACTGCGGGTCAAAGTCGTCGGGGGCGGATGCTCCGGGCTGCAATACCGCATGGAAGTCGATGCCGCCAAGGAGCGCGACAAGATTTTCGAGCGCGACGGCGCGCGCCTGATCGTGGATAAGAAGAGTTTTCTTTACCTGAATGGCTCCGAACTAGACTACGCCGAAGAGCTGATGTCGTCGGGGTTTAGGGTGGTGAATCCCAACGCCAAACGCAGCTGCGGATGTGGGGAATCGTTCGTTGTATGA
- a CDS encoding tRNA (adenine-N1)-methyltransferase, protein MKPNDAVIFIDRKGRRYLKVLKPGQKLLIRGELMADTLIGIEEGSRIKFSSGEIFLVLRPTYADLVPHLPRTAQVIYPKDTGPLIIWGDVFPGATVIEGGVGAGALTIALLRAIGPHGRLVSYEIRDDFADLAQRNVATFFGAAPTWTLKRRDLYEGFDESAADRMFLDLPEPGRALEVAARALRPGGVLVGYVPTALQLKDTVDALQAHTEFGQIESFETLLRHWQVKGLSVRPLNRMVAHSAFIIIARRLAPSPLGAEAESTSQWSAPADESDDEDPKQ, encoded by the coding sequence TTGAAACCCAATGACGCTGTGATCTTCATCGATCGCAAGGGCCGGCGTTACCTGAAGGTCCTTAAACCGGGTCAGAAACTGCTGATCCGCGGCGAGCTAATGGCGGATACGCTGATCGGAATCGAGGAAGGATCGCGCATCAAGTTTTCCAGCGGTGAAATCTTCCTGGTCCTGAGACCGACTTACGCCGACCTGGTGCCGCACCTGCCGCGCACCGCACAGGTCATTTATCCGAAGGACACGGGTCCGCTGATCATTTGGGGCGACGTATTCCCGGGCGCAACGGTCATCGAGGGAGGCGTCGGCGCGGGCGCGCTCACGATCGCGCTACTCCGCGCGATCGGCCCGCACGGGCGACTGGTCTCCTACGAGATTCGCGACGATTTCGCGGATCTTGCGCAACGCAACGTCGCTACATTCTTCGGCGCAGCGCCCACCTGGACCCTCAAACGCCGCGACCTGTACGAGGGTTTCGATGAGAGCGCGGCGGATCGAATGTTCCTGGATTTGCCGGAACCGGGCCGTGCCCTGGAAGTGGCGGCGCGCGCACTCCGCCCGGGCGGAGTGCTGGTTGGCTATGTCCCCACCGCACTGCAGTTGAAAGACACGGTCGACGCGCTTCAGGCACATACCGAGTTCGGACAAATCGAGAGCTTCGAGACGCTGCTGCGCCATTGGCAGGTCAAGGGACTCAGTGTGCGACCGCTGAACCGGATGGTCGCACACTCGGCATTCATCATTATCGCCCGCCGCCTCGCGCCTTCGCCGCTGGGGGCGGAAGCCGAGTCAACCTCGCAATGGTCCGCACCTGCCGACGAGTCCGATGACGAAGATCCGAAGCAGTAG
- a CDS encoding IscS subfamily cysteine desulfurase yields the protein MLKTPVYMDNHATTPCDPRVLDAMLPYFTTKFGNSASRNHSFGWEAEEAVGKARDQIAGIINAKSREIIFTSGATESDNLAIKGVIEFYKDKGNHVITCVTEHKAVLDSCRALERGGKANVTYLPVDKYGMVDPDAVRKAITDKTVLISIMYANNEIGTIHPIREIGKIAKEREIIFHCDAVQAVGKIPVDVEKDGIDLLAMSGHKIYGPKGVGALYVRSKGPRVRLTPIIDGGGHERGMRSGTLNVTGIVGFGLACEIAKNELAGEARYLIDLRSRLQAQLFERLDEIYVNGHPTERLPGNLNVSFAYVEGESLLMGINDVAVSSGSACTSATLEPSYVIRALGTNEELAHSSIRFGLGRFNTGAEVDYVAERVTKEVRRLREMSPLYEMAREGIDLKSVQWKA from the coding sequence ATGCTTAAGACGCCGGTTTACATGGACAATCACGCGACGACGCCGTGCGACCCGCGTGTGCTCGACGCGATGTTGCCTTATTTCACGACCAAATTTGGCAACTCCGCAAGCCGCAATCATAGTTTCGGCTGGGAAGCCGAAGAGGCGGTCGGCAAAGCGCGCGATCAAATCGCGGGCATCATCAACGCCAAGTCCAGAGAAATCATCTTTACCAGCGGCGCGACCGAGTCCGACAACCTTGCAATCAAGGGTGTCATCGAATTCTACAAGGACAAGGGCAACCACGTCATCACCTGTGTCACCGAGCATAAGGCCGTGCTCGATTCGTGCCGCGCCCTCGAACGGGGGGGCAAGGCGAACGTGACGTACCTGCCGGTCGACAAGTACGGGATGGTCGATCCGGACGCGGTGCGCAAGGCCATCACTGACAAGACCGTGCTGATCTCGATCATGTACGCAAACAACGAGATCGGCACGATTCATCCAATCCGCGAGATCGGCAAGATCGCCAAGGAGAGGGAAATCATCTTCCACTGCGATGCGGTCCAGGCGGTCGGCAAGATTCCGGTGGACGTGGAAAAGGACGGCATCGATCTGCTCGCGATGAGTGGTCACAAAATCTACGGTCCCAAGGGCGTCGGCGCGCTTTACGTACGCTCGAAGGGACCGCGCGTGCGGCTGACCCCGATCATCGACGGCGGCGGTCACGAGCGCGGAATGCGGTCGGGCACTCTCAACGTTACGGGAATCGTCGGCTTCGGCTTGGCCTGTGAGATCGCGAAGAACGAGTTGGCGGGTGAAGCCCGTTACCTGATCGATCTGCGTAGTCGGTTGCAGGCACAATTGTTCGAGCGGCTCGACGAGATCTATGTGAACGGTCATCCGACCGAGCGCCTGCCCGGCAATCTGAACGTGAGCTTTGCCTATGTCGAAGGCGAGTCACTGCTGATGGGTATCAACGACGTGGCAGTCAGTTCGGGCTCTGCGTGTACCTCGGCAACCTTGGAACCCTCCTACGTAATTCGCGCGCTCGGAACCAATGAAGAGCTGGCGCACAGCTCGATCCGATTTGGGCTGGGCCGGTTCAACACCGGTGCGGAAGTCGACTACGTGGCGGAGCGTGTGACCAAGGAAGTGAGGCGGCTGCGCGAAATGTCGCCGTTGTACGAGATGGCCAGGGAAGGAATCGACTTGAAATCGGTCCAGTGGAAAGCGTGA
- the hscB gene encoding Fe-S protein assembly co-chaperone HscB translates to MIQCPSCGRQQGPRLICENCGAPLGAEVDGFAAFSFPRKLILDTSALERVYHELSRQIHPDRFAQGSARLRDASLRSTALLTRSYRTLRDPIARGLYWLELKGEKLADNNKTVPPDLAELVFEVQDELSELREAGSDLPRLRERSRARRIELESAINSLQCDLARNFERWDAGGDPRQLSAELKAVLSKIAYLRTLIRDVDRGLENLKAA, encoded by the coding sequence ATGATCCAATGTCCGTCATGCGGACGGCAGCAAGGACCGCGACTGATCTGTGAGAACTGCGGCGCCCCGCTGGGCGCAGAGGTCGACGGGTTCGCCGCGTTCTCGTTTCCGCGCAAGCTGATCCTCGACACCTCTGCGCTTGAGCGCGTCTATCACGAGCTGAGCCGACAGATTCATCCCGACCGTTTCGCGCAGGGCTCCGCTCGGCTCCGCGACGCCAGCCTACGCAGCACCGCGCTGCTGACGCGCAGCTACCGCACGCTGCGCGATCCGATCGCGCGCGGGCTGTACTGGCTTGAGCTTAAGGGTGAAAAGCTCGCCGACAACAACAAAACCGTACCCCCCGATCTCGCAGAACTCGTATTCGAGGTCCAGGACGAGCTCAGCGAACTGCGCGAGGCAGGTTCCGATCTTCCACGGCTGCGCGAGCGCAGCCGCGCGCGCCGGATCGAACTGGAAAGTGCGATCAATTCGTTGCAGTGCGATCTGGCGCGAAACTTCGAGCGCTGGGATGCCGGCGGCGACCCCCGACAACTCAGCGCCGAGCTCAAGGCAGTGCTTTCAAAGATCGCTTACCTGCGCACTCTGATTCGTGACGTAGACCGGGGACTTGAAAATCTCAAGGCAGCCTGA
- a CDS encoding ABC transporter permease, with translation MKFFRMVYRNLTRNRRRTLLTILSIAVSMFIFAALFTLPSFVDRMLAASATNPRLVCHGKAGLGYSLPELYGRRIAAIPHVVGVDLWNWFGGIYHLPSDQFPNLATEPNQTETVWPDWRVSRESIDAFQHERMAALVGLSTMQRFGFHLGQQIMLHDSVYGRNLQFKIVGTLGKGTLPTMLIFRRDYLQQAIGQTGRADFIWIRVDRLESIPQVIQAVDSQFANSSDPTATESEESFQAGFIQSLRTIIRLAEVLSIIVLFSISLVAANTAAMSVRERRVEFAVMRSIGFTAPRVVMLLSAEGALTGAIGGAIGAGVAWVILHLLPLSGDLFGSLGTITMPARVPVAAIVLSTIIGISSGLVPARLAMRRKVVDELRAIV, from the coding sequence ATGAAGTTCTTTCGCATGGTCTATCGCAATCTCACCCGCAATCGGCGGCGCACCCTGCTCACTATCCTGTCGATCGCAGTTTCGATGTTCATTTTCGCGGCCTTATTCACCTTGCCGAGTTTCGTCGATCGGATGCTTGCCGCGAGCGCGACCAACCCACGCCTGGTGTGTCATGGAAAAGCCGGCCTCGGCTACTCGCTGCCGGAGTTATACGGCAGGCGAATCGCGGCGATTCCGCACGTGGTTGGCGTGGACCTGTGGAACTGGTTCGGCGGCATTTATCATCTCCCCTCGGATCAGTTTCCCAACCTCGCGACCGAACCTAACCAGACCGAGACGGTGTGGCCGGATTGGCGCGTGTCACGGGAAAGCATCGATGCATTTCAGCACGAGCGTATGGCAGCGCTGGTCGGTCTCTCCACCATGCAACGCTTCGGGTTCCACCTGGGCCAGCAGATCATGCTGCACGATTCGGTTTATGGCCGGAACCTGCAGTTCAAAATCGTGGGAACGCTGGGCAAGGGCACGCTGCCCACGATGCTGATCTTTCGCCGCGACTATCTGCAGCAGGCCATCGGGCAGACCGGGAGAGCGGATTTTATCTGGATTCGGGTGGACCGGCTGGAATCCATACCCCAGGTCATCCAGGCGGTCGACAGCCAGTTTGCCAATTCCAGCGATCCCACCGCCACCGAATCGGAGGAGAGTTTCCAGGCTGGATTTATCCAGTCGCTCCGCACGATAATTCGACTGGCGGAGGTTCTCTCAATTATCGTTTTGTTCAGTATCAGCCTGGTCGCGGCGAACACCGCCGCGATGTCGGTACGTGAGCGGCGGGTTGAATTTGCGGTGATGCGATCGATCGGCTTCACCGCGCCCCGGGTAGTAATGCTGCTCAGCGCCGAAGGCGCTCTCACCGGCGCGATCGGGGGCGCGATCGGCGCGGGAGTGGCATGGGTCATTCTGCACCTGCTGCCGCTCAGTGGAGATTTGTTTGGCAGCCTCGGGACGATCACCATGCCGGCACGTGTGCCGGTTGCCGCGATCGTGCTGTCGACCATAATCGGAATCTCGAGCGGCCTGGTGCCCGCCAGGCTCGCGATGCGGCGCAAGGTGGTCGATGAATTGCGCGCGATTGTTTGA
- the iscU gene encoding Fe-S cluster assembly scaffold IscU, with protein sequence MSYSDKVLDHYNHPRNVGSFAKDDANVGTGVVGAPECGDVMKLQLRINDAGVIEDARFKTFGCGSAIASSSYVTELVKGKHIDDAIAIKNTVIVKELNLPPVKIHCSVLAEDAIKAAITDWKTHKGLAPQSEQAKAQEK encoded by the coding sequence ATGTCCTATTCAGATAAGGTTCTCGACCATTACAACCATCCCCGCAACGTCGGAAGTTTTGCCAAGGACGATGCGAACGTCGGAACCGGTGTAGTCGGCGCGCCCGAATGCGGCGACGTGATGAAGCTGCAGCTCAGGATCAACGACGCCGGGGTCATCGAAGATGCACGCTTCAAGACCTTCGGTTGCGGCAGCGCGATCGCGAGTTCGAGTTACGTGACCGAGCTGGTCAAGGGCAAGCACATCGACGATGCGATAGCGATTAAAAATACGGTCATCGTGAAGGAACTTAACCTGCCCCCGGTAAAGATCCATTGCTCGGTGCTCGCCGAGGATGCGATCAAGGCCGCCATTACCGACTGGAAGACGCACAAGGGCCTCGCCCCGCAGTCCGAGCAGGCGAAAGCGCAGGAGAAGTAA
- the secF gene encoding protein translocase subunit SecF, with product MSLQLIPPDINLDFVGKRHFFVILSTAINLAAILLLIFKGLNYGVDFIGGSVVQVQFTNATNAETIRRSLAPLDLGEITVQDFGSAGHSYLLRFEKVKNIAGLGPTLEAELAKSFGANGAKVVRVESVGAKVGSDLRRKGFLAVIVATIFMGIFIAIQFRHVSWSFGTGAVIALIHDVLVVTGALVIAQLQFDLTTLAALLTVIGYSVHDTIIVSDRIREDAAKRRREPIATIMNRAINETLSRTILTSGTAIMVLIALLVFGGPILRPSAFTLLVGFITGTYSSVYIAGPVVLFWEGRGKRGGSPSARAA from the coding sequence ATGTCTCTGCAACTGATTCCTCCCGACATCAATCTAGATTTCGTCGGGAAGCGCCATTTCTTCGTGATTCTGTCGACCGCGATCAACCTCGCGGCGATCCTTCTTCTCATCTTCAAGGGACTGAACTACGGTGTCGATTTCATCGGCGGCAGCGTGGTGCAGGTGCAGTTCACCAACGCCACCAATGCGGAGACGATTCGGCGGTCGCTGGCGCCGCTCGATCTAGGTGAAATAACCGTCCAGGACTTCGGCTCCGCCGGCCATTCCTATCTGTTGCGCTTCGAGAAGGTCAAAAACATCGCGGGCCTGGGGCCTACGCTGGAAGCAGAACTGGCCAAGAGCTTCGGGGCCAACGGCGCGAAAGTGGTCAGAGTGGAGAGCGTAGGGGCCAAGGTGGGTAGTGACCTGCGGCGCAAGGGATTTCTGGCCGTCATCGTAGCTACCATCTTCATGGGAATATTCATCGCGATCCAGTTTCGCCACGTGAGTTGGAGTTTCGGCACCGGAGCAGTAATCGCGCTGATTCACGATGTGTTGGTGGTGACGGGGGCGCTGGTTATCGCGCAGCTCCAGTTCGACCTGACTACGCTGGCAGCGCTGCTCACGGTCATCGGCTATTCCGTGCACGACACGATTATCGTGTCAGATCGAATTCGTGAAGATGCGGCCAAGCGGCGGCGCGAGCCAATCGCGACGATCATGAACCGCGCAATCAATGAGACTCTGTCGCGAACCATCCTGACTTCGGGTACCGCGATCATGGTGCTCATCGCGCTGCTCGTGTTCGGGGGGCCCATCCTGCGGCCGTCCGCCTTCACCCTGCTGGTAGGATTCATTACGGGCACCTATTCGTCGGTCTATATCGCAGGCCCGGTCGTGCTGTTCTGGGAGGGCCGCGGCAAGCGCGGCGGTTCCCCCTCCGCACGCGCCGCATAG